CCGCGCGCCACTCGTCGACCCGTACCGGCGTCAGGCCGAGTCGGCCGCAGTAGAAGTCCAAGGACCGTTCCACGTCGGCGACGGTCAGCACCAGATGATCGAAGCCGGTCACCCGCACCGCGTTCACGCCTCCTCCAGCGCGGCCGCCGCGCCCAGCCAGCCCGCGAACAGGGCCGGATCGAGGTCGGCGACGTCGCGCAGCTGCACGGTCGCCATCGCGCGGGCGGCGGGCGCCAGTCGCCCGGACGGGTCCGCGATTTCCTGCCCCCGCCACAGCCCGAAGGTCACGTACGCCCGGTAGGCCTTGAAGAAGCAGACCGGGCGCTGACCGGGCCGGTCGCCCAGGCTCCAGACCGGGTGACCGTGCCAGATCGCCCCCGTCGCTCCGGGCAGTGCGTCCGCGATGATGGGCGTCAGCTTCTCCCCGATCTCGCGCAGCGGGCCGGCCAGGCCGGCCAGGTATTCGTCGATGCTCATCTCGCGGCCTCTCAGTCGTGCGGTGTTCTTGCTGGCTTCACGATTCCCTGACGGGGAACGCCGACCAAGACCTGATGTCGCTACGATCGTTGCCCACAGGTCAACGATGGGGGCGTGGTGCTGGAGCGGTACGAGGTCGAGACGTTCCTGACCCTCGCCGAGGAGCTGCACTTCGGCCGCACCGCCGAGCGGCTGGGGGTCAGCACCGGCCGGGTCAGCCACGTGGTCAAGAAATTGGAGCGCCAGGTCGGGGCGCCACTGTTCGCCCGGACCAGTCGAGTCGTCCGGCTCACTCCCATCGGCCGGCAGTTCGCCGATGATCTGGCCCCGCTGGTCGCCGGCATGGACGAGGCTTTCCGGCGCGCGGTCGACGCCGGCCGGGGCGTCACCGGGACGCTACGGGTGGCGTTCCTCGGCGAGTGGACCGCACCGGTGCTGCTGCGGGCCGTGGCCCTGTTCAGCGAACGGCACCCCGACTGCCGGGTGGAGGTGCACGAGGCGCAGCTGTCCAACACTCGTTCCGGGCTGCTCGACGGCTCCACGGACGTGTTGATCGCCTCGTACCCCTTTGACGGAATGGCCACCGGCCCGGCGCTGCTCTGCGAGGGCCGGGCACTGGCGGTGGCCGCGGGTCACCCGCTCACCCGGGAACGGTCGGTGTCGCTGGAGGTGCTCGCCGACCACCCGGTGGTGCAGTACCCGACGGTCACCTCGGTGGAGTTCAAGCGGGACCGCACCCCGGAACGCACCCCGTCCGGGCGGCCGGTGCCGAAGGGCCCCGCCGGGAACACCTTCTCCGAGATGCTGTCCCTGGTCGCGCTGGGTCGGGGTGTCCTGCCGGTCGGCGAACACACGCGGCGCTACTACCCGCGCTCCGACGTGGCCTACCTGCCCATCCACGACGCGCCACCCATCGAGCGAGGGCCGGTCTGGCTGCCCAGCAACACCACCACCCGGGTACGCGAGTTCGTCCGCGCCGCAGCCGACGCGAACGCCCGATGAGACACGGGGAGTTCCGCCACCAACGGCTGGTCCAGGTCTACGACGCCGAGTGTCCGTGGGGGCCCGACGACGATTTCTTCCAGGCGGTGGTCGACGAGACCCCGGCAGCCCGGGTTCTCGATCTGGGCTGTGGCACCGGCCGGCTCACCGTCGCCCTCGCCGCGGCCGGCCACACCATCACCGGCGTGGACCCGGCCGGCGCGTCCCTGGCCGCCGCGCGCGCCAGGCCAGGCGGCGAGCGGGTGACCTGGATCGAGGGCACCTCGGCGCGGTTACCGACCCGGGCGTTCGACGTGGCGGTGCTGACCAGCCACGTCGCGCAGTTCTTCGTCGACGACGCGGAGTGGGCACGTACCCTCGGCGACCTGCGGCGGGCGCTCGTGCCCGGCGGCCGGCTGGTGTTCGACGCCCGCGACCCGGCGGACCGTCGCTGGGAGCGGTGGAACCCGGTGGATTCGCAGCGGCGGATCACGCTGCCGGACGGCGGCGAGGTCCGCGCGTGGACCAAGGTCACCGGGGTACGCGACGAAGTGGTCGACTTTGTCCACCACTACCACTTCGCCGACGGTGCGGAGTTGCTCAGCTCGGCGACCCTGCGCTTCCGTACCGAGGCCGAGCTGCGCGACTCCCTGACCGCGGCGGGCTTCACTGTGGACCGCATCCACGGCGGCTGGCACGGCGAGCCGGTGGGCCGGGGCGACGGCGAGTTCGTCGTCATCGCCCGTGCGGACACGCTGGCACCGGTTTTCTAGCCTTGGGCGCATGGCGAACATCGCGTATGACCGCAAAGAGCAGGTCCAGCAGATCGAGAGTGGCCTCCTCGACGGTGAGCAGATCATCGCCGTCTACGACGCCGTCGGCACCGGCACCGGGTTCATCGGGCTGACCGACCGCCGCGTGATCATCCAGGACCGCTCCTTCATCGGGAAGCGGTTCGCGATCACGAGCATCCCGTACTCGAAGATCACCAGCGTGAGCGTGGTCAGCAACAAGTCCTGGGGTGGTTCGTTCTTCTCCACCGGGGCGATCGCCATCCACGTCGGCACGCACACCTACGAGGTGGAGTTCCGTGGCGCGCAGAAGAGCCACCACGTGCACAACGTGATCCTGCACCACATCTCCTGACCGCACGTCCCGTCGTGGGCCCGGCCGGCGTAATTGCCTTGCCGGGCCCGCAGCGTCTCTGATGTCCTCGGTCCACAGCCGCACGAAGGGAGCAGCCACCATGCCCGTCACGACGAAGTCCCCCGAACCCACCGTCATCCGACCTGAGGAATCGAGACTTCGTGAGCAGGACCGTTCCCCTGGCGCTGGGCGCCACTGACCCCAACCCCGGAGGCCGCTGATGTCGGTCTTCGACGATCCCGGCCTCTTCGGCCGGCTCTGGGCCGCCGGATACGACGACGGCGGCACCAACCCCGACCCGGCCCCCGCCGTCGACTTCCTGGCCGATCTGGCCGACGGGGGTCCGGTTCTCGAACTGGCGATCGGCACCGGCCGGGTCGCACTGCCGCTGGCCGAGCGCGGCCTCACCGTGCACGGCGTCGACGCGTCCGAGGAGATGCTCGCGCAACTGCGGGCGAAACCCGGAGGCGACCAGATCCCGGTCGTCGTCGCCGACATGGCGGACGTACCGGTGGCCGGTGAGTTCCGACTCGCGTACCTGGTCTTCAACACCCTGTTCAACCTGGTGGACGCCGAGCGGCAGGCGGACTGCTTCCGCAACGTCGCCCGGGTGCTGTCGCCCGGAGGCGCGTTCGTCATCGAGACGTTCGTGCCCGACCCGCGCAGCTTCGACTCGGACGAGCAGGTGCAGGTGCGTGCCGTGACCGAGGACTCCGCGACGATCCGGCTGCACCGGTACGACCGGCCGGCGCAGCGGTTCATCCGGCAGACCATCACGTTCGACGCGGACGGTGTGCACCTGAAGCCGTTCGCCATGCGGTACGCCTGGCCGCACCAGATCGACGAGATGGCGCAGCAGGCAGGGCTCCGGCTCACCGAACGGTACGCCGACTGGCACCGGCGACCGTTCCAGGCCGACAGCCCGTCGCACATCTCCGTCTACCGCGCGGAGTAACGGCGGTTGGTCGACTCCGGTTCCGGGAACCTGGGGTGTCAAGGCTGCCTTGCCCCGCCTTCGAGGAACCGGAGTCGATCTCCGCCGCCCGGAAGTGAGATGCCGCCATGAGCAGACGCGCCATCCAGGCAATCCTGGCCCTGTCGGTCGTCCTGATGCCGGTGATTCGAGCCCTCGCGCCCTCGGCTGATTCTGCTGGTAGCAGTAGGTGTTGATCCGCAGGTCCCACACCGGGTGAGCTGACAGCATGCCGGACGCCTCCCGATTCCCGCGCTCCTCGCCGTACTGGCCGGTGGTCAGTCACCCTCAACTCCGGCGCGTCCTGCCCGGGCTCGCCGTCTCCGCGTT
The nucleotide sequence above comes from Micromonospora luteifusca. Encoded proteins:
- a CDS encoding DUF1801 domain-containing protein, producing the protein MSIDEYLAGLAGPLREIGEKLTPIIADALPGATGAIWHGHPVWSLGDRPGQRPVCFFKAYRAYVTFGLWRGQEIADPSGRLAPAARAMATVQLRDVADLDPALFAGWLGAAAALEEA
- a CDS encoding LysR family transcriptional regulator; this translates as MLERYEVETFLTLAEELHFGRTAERLGVSTGRVSHVVKKLERQVGAPLFARTSRVVRLTPIGRQFADDLAPLVAGMDEAFRRAVDAGRGVTGTLRVAFLGEWTAPVLLRAVALFSERHPDCRVEVHEAQLSNTRSGLLDGSTDVLIASYPFDGMATGPALLCEGRALAVAAGHPLTRERSVSLEVLADHPVVQYPTVTSVEFKRDRTPERTPSGRPVPKGPAGNTFSEMLSLVALGRGVLPVGEHTRRYYPRSDVAYLPIHDAPPIERGPVWLPSNTTTRVREFVRAAADANAR
- a CDS encoding class I SAM-dependent methyltransferase codes for the protein MRHGEFRHQRLVQVYDAECPWGPDDDFFQAVVDETPAARVLDLGCGTGRLTVALAAAGHTITGVDPAGASLAAARARPGGERVTWIEGTSARLPTRAFDVAVLTSHVAQFFVDDAEWARTLGDLRRALVPGGRLVFDARDPADRRWERWNPVDSQRRITLPDGGEVRAWTKVTGVRDEVVDFVHHYHFADGAELLSSATLRFRTEAELRDSLTAAGFTVDRIHGGWHGEPVGRGDGEFVVIARADTLAPVF
- a CDS encoding PH domain-containing protein, encoding MANIAYDRKEQVQQIESGLLDGEQIIAVYDAVGTGTGFIGLTDRRVIIQDRSFIGKRFAITSIPYSKITSVSVVSNKSWGGSFFSTGAIAIHVGTHTYEVEFRGAQKSHHVHNVILHHIS
- a CDS encoding class I SAM-dependent methyltransferase, whose product is MSVFDDPGLFGRLWAAGYDDGGTNPDPAPAVDFLADLADGGPVLELAIGTGRVALPLAERGLTVHGVDASEEMLAQLRAKPGGDQIPVVVADMADVPVAGEFRLAYLVFNTLFNLVDAERQADCFRNVARVLSPGGAFVIETFVPDPRSFDSDEQVQVRAVTEDSATIRLHRYDRPAQRFIRQTITFDADGVHLKPFAMRYAWPHQIDEMAQQAGLRLTERYADWHRRPFQADSPSHISVYRAE